ATGTCGAGCTCAGTGGTTTCGGCGTCAGTCATGGCTTTTCTCCCTCACTCACGGGTCAGTGTTGGCGATGTTTCGCGGCATTCTGCTGAGGCTTTCTGGGCGGTCGTGCCGCTCGTCCCGCAAAGGCTGTGACGCGCTCTTACCGTTTGCGCTTCTTTGGCCGCGCACCCGGGCGCGGTGTCCGGCCGGCGGGGGCGTTGTTCCGGCCCACCTGAGGCGGCTCGCCGGCCGGAGTCCGTGGCGCCTTCTCGGGCTTCCCTTCCGGGCTCTGATCGGCTGAGCCCGCCTTCTTCACGCCGCCCATAACATCCGGCTCGGCCGCCGACTCGTCACCGCCAGACGCCGTCTTCGGCACGCGTTTCGGCTTGGCTCCCGGGGCAGGTGCGTTGGCCGCCCTGCGCTGCAACACTTCCTGTCTCTTGGCCTCGTCCTCTTTTTCGATCATCCCGAACACGTAATGCTGCTGTCCGAACGTCCAGATGTTGTTCGAAAACCAGTAGAGGATGATCGCCAGCGGAAGGAACGGGCCACCGACGACGACGCCCAGCGGGAAAACATAGAGCGCCAACTTGTTCATCATCGCGGTCTGCGGGTTCGCCGCAGCCTCCGGGCTCTGCCGGGCAATGGATGCCCGGCTGTTGAAGTAGGTCGCGATGCCAGCCAGGATCATGACCGGCACACCGACCGCAATCACCGCGGGCCGACTGAAATCGACGAACGCGTCTAACCCACCGCGCTGAGTCATCGACGCCCCGATCGGGGCGCCGAACAGGTTGGCGTCCAGAAAGTGGCCCACGTCGGTCGGGGTGAAGACGTAATTGCCGGTGAGCCGGTTCTCCACCACCGACATCTGCGGCTGGCCGAAACCGCCCGTGGTGCGGTTGAACGAACGCAACACGTGATACAGGCCCAAGAACACCGGGATCTGCGCCAGCATCGGCAAGCAGCCCAGGATCGGGTTGAACCCGTGTTCGCGTTGCAGCTTCTGCATCTCCATCGCCATACGCTGGCGATCCTTGCCGTACTTCTTCTGCAGCGCCTTGATCTGCGGCTGCAGTTCTTGCATCTGGCGGGTGGTACGGATCTGCCGGACGAACGGTTTGTAGAGCAGGGCACGCAGTGTGAACACCAGGAACATCACTGATAGCGCCCACGCGAAGAAGTTCGACGGCCCGAAGATCAGCGCGAACAGCTTGTACCAGACCCACATGATCCACGACACCGGGTAGTAGACGAAGTCCAGGCTGAAGAAATCAAACAAAAGACTCACTCTCCCCTTGCTTCGCCGGCAGGTCCCCGCGGACATCGCA
The nucleotide sequence above comes from Mycobacterium pseudokansasii. Encoded proteins:
- the yidC gene encoding membrane protein insertase YidC — encoded protein: MSLLFDFFSLDFVYYPVSWIMWVWYKLFALIFGPSNFFAWALSVMFLVFTLRALLYKPFVRQIRTTRQMQELQPQIKALQKKYGKDRQRMAMEMQKLQREHGFNPILGCLPMLAQIPVFLGLYHVLRSFNRTTGGFGQPQMSVVENRLTGNYVFTPTDVGHFLDANLFGAPIGASMTQRGGLDAFVDFSRPAVIAVGVPVMILAGIATYFNSRASIARQSPEAAANPQTAMMNKLALYVFPLGVVVGGPFLPLAIILYWFSNNIWTFGQQHYVFGMIEKEDEAKRQEVLQRRAANAPAPGAKPKRVPKTASGGDESAAEPDVMGGVKKAGSADQSPEGKPEKAPRTPAGEPPQVGRNNAPAGRTPRPGARPKKRKR